The genomic window TATAGCCAGTCCAACGCCATGTAATAGCAATAATGATTGTGATTTTAGCCAACACAGGGTCTGTTAACCATTGTAAAGGCTGCTCGATAATGTTTAGCTTCGTAAGCATGATATTAATTATGCCATCTATACCAAATAAATATTTGAAAATTACCGAGTAAGCAACTAAAGATGTTACACACGGTAGAAAGATAGCTGTACGAAAAAAGCCTTTTAACTTTAACGTTTTGTCATTTAGCAATACGGAGATAAATAGTGCGAGTATAATCATAATTGGTACTTGAACGATAAGATAAATCACTGTATTTACAACAGTTGCTTTAAATGTCGGATCCCCAAATAGGCGTACATAGTTATCAAATCCAACGAAGGATAAATTTGTTCCTGTTCCTGATTTGAAGGACATAATAAGCGCTTGTATCATTGGGTAAAAATAAAAGAGGCATATTAATACCGCAGATAATATAACAAAGGACCAACCGATGATTGTGCTTTTTAAACGGTGATTTTTGTTTACTGACGATGTTCTAACATTCGTACTTTGCTTAACTTTTGCTGGTATCATAAAAGGTCAACTCCTTGCTTTCTCTATGGACACTAAACATACTAAGGGCGGGTTACATGTTGTTTTTTAAAATAAAGACCTCGGATCTCTCGCCTGAATATCAGATTGCTCCGTAATACCTAACAGGGAGAAGCATGCGAGTGTTCCGAGGCTTTACCTCAAGCTATTTATTTACGTGCTTATCAGACTTATTCGTACTAGATGTGCTTACAAACTAAACTATCTAATTTGTGCTTCAGCTTGTTTTTGTGCATCTTCTAGCACTTTATCAATGTCTTTTCCTTGTAGATAGTTTTGCATTTCAACAACAAGTATGTCCTCGATTGCATACGTGTGTAGACCATAGTTTACTTGAGGAATTTCTTCCGTCCATGCAGCAAAGTCAGCGATAATAGCTTGTCCTCCGAAGAACTCATCAGCACCTTGATAAGCTTCACCTTCAGCAGCAGGCTTGTACGTACCCATTGCTCCAATTTCTTTAATGAACTTTTGGTATAACTCAACATCAGAACCAAAAGTTTTTGCTAAGAAATCTACCGCATGCTCTTTACCAGGTACATTCAATACGTACCATGAGCTTCCACCTAAGTTAGATGCATTGACTGATTCCATGCCAGGCAAACTTGGTTGTCCTACAACTGCCCATTTACCAGATTGAGATGCTTCAGCCTTAATAGATGGTGTAATCCAGTTACCTGTTGGTACAGAAGCTACTTCTCCACTGTTAAAGCCGGCTAAGAATTGGCTCCAATCAGAGTTAGGTCTAACTAGGTCAGCCTCAATTAGTTGCTTGTAGATAGAGAACGCTTCTTTAATCGCTTCGTTTCCAGCTAAATCAGGTGTTACACCGTCTTCTTTCAAATACCACTTACCACTTGATTGAATCATCATACGTACTAAGCCTAAGTCGTTAGGATCTAGTGATAGCATTTGCTTTCCTGTTGCTTCCTTCACTTTTTTCCCGATTTCAATATATTGATCCCAGTCAATGTTTGTAACATCTTCTACTGTGTAGCCTGCTTGCTCTAAATAATCCGTTCTTACATATAAACCAGTTACGCCCGTATCAAACGGTAACGCATAATTTTCTCCGTCTAAGCTAGTCGTTGCGATTTTATACGATGCGAAGTCATCTGCATTGAATGCACCTGTTAATTTTTCAAACGCATCAGGATACGCCTGTAAAAAGCTTTGTGCGCGATAATCTTCAATTAACACGATGTTTGGTAAGCCCTTTGTAGTGCCAGAGCTTAAGCTAGTGTTAAGCTTTTGCACGATGTCATTTTGTGCGTTTTCAACGATTGTCACGTTAAGGTCAGGGTTAACTGACTGATATGCGTCTTTTGCAAGATTTAATGCTTTAATATTAAAGTTTGGATCCCAAGCCCAAATTGTTATTTCGTTTGTTTCATCTGTTTTCTCAGTATCTTTGCCTTCAGAGTCATTCGTTGTGCTTTCATTACTAGCTCCTGAAGAACATGCAGCTAAAAACAACAAAGTAACTAAAAATAGTGCTAACAGCTTTTTCACTATTATTCCCCCCAAATATGGATGTTTAAGTTTTTTGTAAGCGCTATCTCTTACAGTTTTAATGTTAGCACCTTGAGGGTTTTACCTGTTAGGACATTATTAATCTAAACTTGTCTTATTTTTACGACATGAAAACGCTTACTTGTAAATACTTTGACTATTTTTATATTTTATGACTTTTTTTATATTGGAATTGTAATCCTTACCGTTGTGCCCTCTCCGAGCACGCTATGAATAGTTACACCAT from Bacillus sp. HMF5848 includes these protein-coding regions:
- a CDS encoding carbohydrate ABC transporter permease — encoded protein: MIPAKVKQSTNVRTSSVNKNHRLKSTIIGWSFVILSAVLICLFYFYPMIQALIMSFKSGTGTNLSFVGFDNYVRLFGDPTFKATVVNTVIYLIVQVPIMIILALFISVLLNDKTLKLKGFFRTAIFLPCVTSLVAYSVIFKYLFGIDGIINIMLTKLNIIEQPLQWLTDPVLAKITIIIAITWRWTGYNMIFYLSALQNVDQSIYEAARIDGASAVQQFFKITIPMLKPIILFTSITSTIGTLQLFDEVMNITRGGPGNATMTISQYIYNLSFKYTPDFGYAATVSYTIVIMIVLFSILQFKAAGDKNA
- a CDS encoding ABC transporter substrate-binding protein, which produces MKKLLALFLVTLLFLAACSSGASNESTTNDSEGKDTEKTDETNEITIWAWDPNFNIKALNLAKDAYQSVNPDLNVTIVENAQNDIVQKLNTSLSSGTTKGLPNIVLIEDYRAQSFLQAYPDAFEKLTGAFNADDFASYKIATTSLDGENYALPFDTGVTGLYVRTDYLEQAGYTVEDVTNIDWDQYIEIGKKVKEATGKQMLSLDPNDLGLVRMMIQSSGKWYLKEDGVTPDLAGNEAIKEAFSIYKQLIEADLVRPNSDWSQFLAGFNSGEVASVPTGNWITPSIKAEASQSGKWAVVGQPSLPGMESVNASNLGGSSWYVLNVPGKEHAVDFLAKTFGSDVELYQKFIKEIGAMGTYKPAAEGEAYQGADEFFGGQAIIADFAAWTEEIPQVNYGLHTYAIEDILVVEMQNYLQGKDIDKVLEDAQKQAEAQIR